In Mongoliitalea daihaiensis, one DNA window encodes the following:
- a CDS encoding UDP-N-acetylmuramoyl-tripeptide--D-alanyl-D-alanine ligase: MNIQAIYECYLSCSGVSTDTRKIEAGNLFFALKGPNFDANSFASKALEIGAKAVVVDDASVVPAGDTRYFLVEDALKALQLLANHHRKHFNFPVIALTGSNGKTTSKELLYAVLKQSLKTAATTGNFNNHIGVPLSLLAIPLKGTEIAIIEMGANKQGDIQELCDIAEPTHGFITNIGKAHLEGMGGPEGVLKTKTELFQHLRVNKGTVFINSQDPILSNMAKRFEHPVLYPAKGDFCEVSFVSADPFVKFQVEGTEEIFESSLIGAYNFGNIAAALTISKYFGVPMEKAVQTVVSYTPSNMRSQLVEKRSNLIILDAYNANPSSMEVAIDTFGKMSGKPYKMIILGDMYELGEATETEHAKLGELVSKYNFDKICFTGKHIQAALAKAPFRSLYFPDPFSFRNWLQDSKLEDHHILIKGSRGMKLEGLVDFI; the protein is encoded by the coding sequence ATGAATATCCAAGCCATCTACGAATGCTACCTGAGCTGCTCAGGAGTCTCCACAGATACCCGCAAAATAGAAGCAGGGAATTTATTCTTCGCCTTAAAAGGCCCCAACTTTGACGCCAATAGCTTTGCTTCCAAGGCTTTGGAGATCGGGGCAAAAGCGGTGGTGGTAGACGATGCGAGCGTAGTGCCTGCCGGAGATACCCGCTATTTCTTGGTAGAAGATGCCTTGAAAGCTCTTCAGCTATTGGCAAACCACCATCGGAAACATTTCAACTTTCCTGTGATAGCCCTGACCGGAAGCAATGGAAAAACCACCTCCAAAGAATTGCTTTATGCTGTATTGAAACAATCTCTCAAAACAGCTGCCACCACAGGAAATTTCAACAACCATATCGGTGTTCCTTTGTCCTTACTAGCTATTCCATTAAAAGGCACTGAAATCGCTATTATCGAAATGGGAGCCAACAAGCAAGGCGACATTCAAGAATTATGTGACATCGCAGAACCAACGCATGGCTTTATTACCAATATTGGCAAAGCGCATCTAGAAGGCATGGGCGGACCAGAGGGAGTTCTGAAAACCAAAACTGAATTATTTCAACATCTACGGGTCAACAAGGGCACGGTATTTATCAACTCCCAAGATCCCATCCTATCCAATATGGCTAAACGCTTCGAACATCCTGTTTTGTATCCAGCCAAAGGGGATTTTTGTGAAGTGAGTTTTGTCAGTGCGGACCCTTTTGTGAAATTTCAGGTAGAAGGAACGGAGGAAATTTTTGAAAGTTCGCTGATAGGTGCATACAATTTTGGAAATATCGCAGCCGCACTCACCATAAGCAAATACTTTGGGGTACCTATGGAAAAAGCCGTACAGACAGTAGTATCCTACACTCCTTCCAATATGCGTTCACAATTAGTGGAAAAACGCAGCAACCTCATCATTTTGGATGCTTACAATGCCAATCCATCGAGCATGGAAGTAGCCATAGATACCTTTGGAAAGATGAGCGGAAAACCCTACAAAATGATCATTTTGGGGGATATGTATGAGTTGGGCGAAGCTACCGAAACAGAACATGCCAAATTGGGTGAGTTGGTCAGCAAATACAACTTCGATAAGATCTGCTTTACTGGAAAGCATATCCAAGCAGCCCTTGCCAAAGCCCCTTTCCGATCGTTGTATTTCCCGGACCCATTTTCTTTCCGCAATTGGCTTCAAGACTCCAAGCTTGAGGACCATCATATCCTAATCAAAGGTAGTCGGGGGATGAAATTGGAGGGCTTGGTGGATTTTATTTGA
- a CDS encoding T9SS type A sorting domain-containing protein: MKQFPCYLFILLSFQLSGQQVFEYANTFSVTAQGKTLTLPFAGGINAAQFQTLDMDGDGVEELVAWDINARRIVVSKITEEGFAPAPELAYAFPEDVNGFLVLADFDEDGRKDLFTSSPFGIRVYRNTTPSGSNRSQWTLAQNFLRLDNGSNLQANNLDIPLIMDLDRDGDLDIATFNFASGDFLELYINTSVERKGTPDVDGFAFPQFRWGGFEFCDCGEFSFGVTCNGLPIGSVPESNNQARIQHAGGHSLLYADFDGDGVADLLLGRDECSRLYYLPNKGTTLNPVFDTFSTEMPIYGELAEFPVFHTAFLWKDELIISSNSSEFAGAFRSDYSKNVFAIAPFTNSKSPFLQDEMIDLGENSRPFFKGFQSDGELIVTGNRVFDGGVRGHAQRWSVKDEKWTLLEDDYLQLSRLKLSDIQYQEFLTSAGRQTYWLSGYDTVDRVVRRRVWMGDSPDFEQMQEVTFPETGIRPLDHLDVFSWEGKDYVLLARQTGELVLFEANLSNNPQVRLEERSFLGFNDSPAARNLTVHVVQGSKLDMYAVDQRGIIQFIPDFMNQSERQAIEIRLPTGQQVSTRLGRNTWMSSMGKTFGGGSDLVLGTTAGGLEWLRMIAGGGSAVEGLQVRVFPNPSEGLVTIVSSEAGEFTVYNSLGQLIRTNASIPANSPLLVDLQHLAPGIYFVRVRASSGSWVTKKLIVSRR; encoded by the coding sequence ATGAAACAATTCCCTTGTTACCTTTTTATCCTCTTATCCTTTCAGCTTTCCGGACAGCAGGTGTTTGAGTATGCCAACACTTTTTCGGTCACAGCCCAAGGGAAAACTTTGACCCTTCCATTCGCAGGAGGGATCAATGCTGCCCAATTTCAAACCTTGGACATGGATGGAGACGGGGTGGAGGAGTTGGTGGCATGGGATATCAATGCCCGCAGGATTGTGGTATCCAAAATAACTGAGGAAGGGTTTGCGCCTGCACCTGAATTAGCCTATGCTTTTCCGGAGGATGTCAATGGGTTTTTGGTCTTGGCAGATTTTGATGAGGATGGGCGCAAGGATTTGTTTACCAGTAGTCCTTTTGGAATTCGGGTGTATCGGAATACTACTCCATCTGGCTCGAATCGATCCCAGTGGACCTTGGCTCAGAATTTTCTCCGCTTGGACAATGGCTCCAATTTGCAGGCCAACAACTTAGATATTCCGTTGATCATGGATTTGGATAGAGATGGAGACTTGGATATAGCAACGTTCAATTTTGCCTCGGGAGATTTCTTGGAATTGTATATCAATACTTCTGTGGAGCGGAAAGGGACCCCGGATGTGGATGGATTTGCTTTTCCTCAATTTCGCTGGGGAGGGTTTGAATTTTGCGATTGTGGGGAATTCAGTTTCGGTGTGACCTGCAATGGACTCCCAATTGGCAGTGTGCCCGAGTCAAACAATCAAGCAAGAATCCAACATGCGGGTGGGCATTCCTTGCTCTATGCAGACTTTGACGGAGATGGGGTGGCTGACCTTTTGTTGGGAAGGGATGAATGCAGCAGATTGTATTACTTGCCAAACAAAGGCACTACTCTCAATCCGGTTTTTGATACTTTTTCTACTGAAATGCCCATCTACGGAGAGCTGGCTGAGTTTCCTGTATTTCATACCGCTTTTCTATGGAAGGATGAATTGATTATCAGCAGCAATAGTTCGGAGTTTGCAGGTGCATTTCGTTCGGATTACAGTAAAAATGTATTTGCCATTGCCCCATTTACCAATTCCAAATCGCCGTTTTTACAGGATGAGATGATTGACTTGGGTGAAAATTCACGACCTTTTTTCAAAGGATTTCAAAGTGATGGGGAGTTGATAGTGACAGGTAATCGGGTATTTGATGGGGGAGTTCGGGGCCATGCGCAACGATGGTCTGTGAAGGATGAGAAATGGACTCTGCTGGAGGATGATTACCTGCAATTGAGTAGATTAAAGCTTTCGGACATACAGTATCAGGAGTTTTTGACCAGTGCAGGCAGGCAGACCTATTGGTTGTCGGGATACGATACAGTAGATAGAGTGGTCAGGAGAAGAGTTTGGATGGGAGACAGTCCAGATTTTGAGCAAATGCAGGAAGTAACGTTTCCCGAGACAGGTATCCGACCTTTGGATCACCTAGACGTATTCAGCTGGGAAGGCAAAGATTATGTATTGCTGGCACGGCAGACGGGGGAATTGGTGTTGTTTGAAGCAAATTTGAGTAACAATCCTCAAGTGCGATTAGAAGAGCGTTCATTTTTAGGTTTCAATGACAGTCCTGCCGCACGAAATTTGACCGTGCATGTAGTGCAGGGTTCAAAACTGGATATGTATGCAGTCGATCAGCGGGGGATTATACAGTTTATTCCCGATTTCATGAACCAATCCGAGCGACAAGCTATAGAAATCCGCTTACCAACTGGGCAACAGGTGAGTACTCGACTGGGTAGAAATACCTGGATGAGCAGTATGGGTAAGACTTTTGGAGGAGGGAGTGATCTGGTTTTGGGTACTACTGCTGGTGGATTGGAATGGTTGCGAATGATAGCAGGAGGAGGTAGTGCAGTGGAGGGGTTACAGGTGCGCGTATTTCCCAATCCAAGTGAAGGACTGGTCACGATTGTGAGTTCTGAAGCAGGAGAATTTACCGTATACAACAGTCTTGGACAATTGATCCGTACCAATGCTTCCATTCCCGCCAATTCTCCACTTTTAGTAGATCTTCAGCATCTCGCACCTGGGATTTATTTCGTGCGGGTTCGGGCCAGTTCGGGAAGCTGGGTAACGAAGAAGCTGATAGTCTCTCGCAGATAA
- a CDS encoding HepT-like ribonuclease domain-containing protein, protein MKGKIGDSQRIAHILEAIEEIESYTQDVDFNIFIKKSIIKYASIKQLEIIGEAANHLSNDFRTKTSHIKWPEIIGLRNFLVHEYFGVDEKIIWQIITVDIPELREKLKSIPS, encoded by the coding sequence ATGAAAGGTAAGATCGGTGACTCCCAAAGAATTGCCCACATCTTGGAAGCAATTGAAGAAATTGAAAGTTATACTCAGGATGTTGATTTCAACATCTTTATTAAAAAATCAATAATAAAATATGCTTCCATAAAACAACTTGAAATTATAGGTGAAGCTGCCAACCATCTTTCCAATGATTTTCGAACCAAAACATCCCATATTAAATGGCCGGAAATTATTGGTCTTAGAAATTTTTTAGTCCATGAATATTTTGGTGTTGATGAGAAAATAATCTGGCAAATAATTACTGTGGATATCCCTGAGTTAAGAGAGAAATTGAAATCTATTCCTTCATAA
- a CDS encoding RidA family protein has protein sequence MKKLFLSTLIVAIIAGCQPSHDHHHHQEEEESFIVRYDRPDASILRGVFIPEGKSYFYTSGLVAPVKNPDAIAGTYERYGNTYEQSIGILERIKETIGEAGFGMEDVFFLRVYLVPDKDGVVHWDDWFRAYGEYFNNEENPNKVARSTIAVHALANPDLLIEIEAVAAK, from the coding sequence ATGAAAAAACTATTCTTGAGTACCTTGATTGTTGCCATTATTGCCGGTTGCCAACCTTCTCACGACCATCATCACCATCAGGAAGAAGAGGAATCGTTCATTGTCCGTTACGACAGACCGGATGCTTCAATCTTGAGAGGTGTGTTTATTCCGGAGGGAAAATCTTACTTCTATACCTCGGGATTGGTAGCTCCCGTGAAGAATCCTGATGCTATAGCAGGTACTTATGAGCGCTATGGCAATACCTACGAGCAAAGTATTGGCATCTTGGAGCGGATCAAAGAAACCATAGGAGAGGCGGGTTTCGGAATGGAAGATGTTTTTTTTCTACGGGTGTATTTGGTGCCTGACAAAGATGGAGTGGTTCACTGGGACGATTGGTTCCGCGCCTACGGAGAGTACTTCAATAATGAAGAAAATCCCAACAAAGTAGCCCGCTCCACGATAGCCGTACATGCGTTAGCAAATCCCGATTTATTGATTGAGATAGAGGCGGTGGCGGCTAAGTGA
- a CDS encoding nucleotidyltransferase family protein — MDISKEKITRIKKLFDSYSPVDRAYIFGSYARGDADMVSDVDILLELNYEQHIGLGIITLKNDLEEILKKPVDLLTSNAISKHLQPFIEQDKKLIYER, encoded by the coding sequence ATGGATATTTCAAAAGAAAAGATAACCCGAATCAAAAAGCTATTTGACAGCTACTCACCTGTGGATAGAGCGTACATTTTTGGTTCATATGCGAGAGGTGATGCTGATATGGTCAGTGATGTTGATATTTTATTGGAGTTAAACTATGAACAACACATCGGTTTAGGTATCATTACCCTTAAAAATGATCTAGAAGAAATCCTTAAAAAACCTGTTGACTTGCTTACAAGTAATGCCATCTCTAAACATCTTCAACCTTTTATTGAGCAAGACAAGAAATTAATCTATGAAAGGTAA
- a CDS encoding DUF2461 domain-containing protein: MKNEYLPFLQTLANNNHKDWMDANRDWYQNIRKAFLKDVEYLLKGITAWEPELTTLQPKDCVFRQNRDIRFSANKDPYKTNLATYFARGGKKSMGPGYYLHIQPGASFLAGGIWMPPSDILKKIRQEIDYNGAQLVEILENTSIKKHFNGMEGEQLKTSPKGFDAEHPYIELLKFKSFIISHSITDKDIESGKFLDIALTHFQLLQPFHNFLHQALDEAESGEGLL, encoded by the coding sequence ATGAAAAACGAATACCTCCCCTTCCTCCAAACCCTTGCCAACAACAACCATAAAGATTGGATGGATGCCAATAGAGATTGGTATCAAAACATCCGCAAGGCATTTTTGAAAGACGTGGAGTATTTATTGAAGGGAATTACTGCTTGGGAGCCGGAACTTACCACCTTGCAGCCAAAGGATTGTGTCTTCAGACAAAACAGAGACATCCGCTTTTCTGCTAACAAAGACCCTTACAAAACCAATTTGGCAACTTACTTTGCTAGAGGTGGCAAAAAGTCCATGGGACCAGGTTATTACCTGCATATACAGCCGGGAGCGAGTTTCTTGGCCGGAGGAATTTGGATGCCTCCATCAGATATACTGAAAAAAATCAGACAAGAAATCGACTATAATGGAGCTCAATTAGTGGAGATTTTAGAAAATACCTCCATCAAAAAACATTTCAACGGCATGGAAGGGGAGCAACTCAAAACAAGTCCAAAAGGCTTCGATGCTGAGCATCCCTATATTGAGCTATTGAAGTTTAAAAGCTTCATTATCTCTCACTCGATCACTGACAAAGACATAGAATCGGGTAAATTTCTAGACATTGCCCTTACACACTTCCAACTCCTCCAGCCCTTCCACAACTTCCTCCACCAAGCCTTGGACGAAGCTGAGAGCGGTGAGGGTTTATTATAG
- a CDS encoding glycoside hydrolase family 57 protein, with protein MRTICFYFQVHQPFRVKPYRFFDIGEDHYYWDDYLNKSVIRKVAQKCYLPMNALLLEMIQQFPGKFKVAFSISGVCLDQFEAYAPDVLDSFRRLVATGQVELLAETDAHALCSLKSKAEFKRMVENHTEKIKRLFNGYETKVFRNTELVYSDKIGAMVADMGFKGMLTEGAKHVLGWKSPNFVYHNSTNPDLKILLKNFLLSDDIAFRFSDKSWSEHPLTIEKFVNWMNAVPQEHQVVNLFMDYETFGEHQWAETGIFEFMRLLPGAILAHTNFTFSTPSEVLAGAKAIAPIQVPIPISWADEERDLTAWLGNDLQNEAFTKLYEVEKRMAEIEDEELQRDWNYLQTSDHFYYMSTKFFSDGAVHAYFSPYDTPYDAFINYMNVLSDFILRVKRYEDAKVATEA; from the coding sequence ATGAGAACCATCTGTTTTTACTTTCAAGTACATCAACCATTTCGGGTAAAACCCTATCGTTTTTTTGATATCGGTGAAGATCATTACTACTGGGATGATTACCTCAATAAGTCTGTCATCCGAAAAGTAGCCCAAAAATGCTACTTGCCGATGAATGCCTTATTGCTAGAAATGATTCAACAATTCCCTGGCAAGTTTAAAGTTGCCTTTTCTATCTCGGGGGTTTGTTTGGATCAATTTGAAGCCTATGCACCGGATGTACTGGATAGTTTCCGACGCTTGGTAGCCACTGGACAAGTGGAATTGTTGGCAGAAACAGATGCTCACGCCCTTTGTTCCTTGAAAAGTAAAGCGGAATTCAAGAGAATGGTCGAAAACCATACAGAGAAAATCAAGCGCTTGTTCAACGGATACGAAACAAAGGTCTTCCGAAATACTGAATTGGTGTATTCAGACAAAATCGGTGCTATGGTAGCGGATATGGGCTTCAAGGGAATGTTGACCGAAGGGGCCAAGCACGTATTAGGCTGGAAGTCTCCTAACTTTGTATATCACAATTCTACGAATCCTGACTTGAAAATTTTATTAAAAAACTTCTTGTTAAGTGATGATATAGCCTTTAGATTCAGTGATAAATCTTGGTCCGAACACCCATTGACCATTGAGAAGTTTGTCAACTGGATGAATGCTGTACCGCAAGAACATCAAGTAGTCAATTTATTTATGGACTATGAGACCTTTGGTGAGCATCAGTGGGCAGAGACCGGAATTTTTGAATTTATGCGTTTACTGCCAGGAGCGATCTTAGCACATACCAATTTCACATTTTCTACCCCATCAGAGGTATTGGCTGGGGCGAAAGCTATAGCACCTATTCAAGTTCCGATTCCGATTTCCTGGGCAGATGAAGAGCGGGATTTGACCGCTTGGTTGGGGAATGATCTACAAAATGAAGCATTTACCAAGTTGTATGAAGTAGAAAAGCGGATGGCTGAAATCGAAGATGAAGAATTGCAGCGGGATTGGAATTACCTGCAAACATCGGATCATTTCTATTATATGAGTACGAAGTTTTTCTCTGATGGTGCAGTGCACGCTTACTTTAGCCCTTATGACACTCCTTACGATGCATTCATCAATTACATGAATGTGCTAAGTGATTTTATCTTGCGGGTGAAACGCTATGAGGATGCCAAAGTAGCTACAGAAGCATAA